The bacterium genome includes a region encoding these proteins:
- the dnaJ gene encoding molecular chaperone DnaJ: protein MAVKRDYYEVLGIGRQASPEDLKRAFRKIAMDSHPDRNPDDPAAASRFKEASEAYSVLSDPGRRRTYDMFGHAAVEPGGGPAVDFSDMPFADIFDTFFGGGGRSRRQRSNRGDDLRYDLTITFEEAFTGVEKQIDVVRPVTCERCSGGGAEPGTGVETCPGCRGSGQIRRTAQSIFGSVVTAAPCPTCGGAGRLLKSPCLQCHGQGRIQKARRLAVKIPAGVDTGSQIRLSGEGEAGLRGGPPGDLYVVLRVKAHPHLARHEHDLIYELRMNMVQAALGDRIEIPTLEGGVQIAIPPGTQHGQSFRLAGRGMPDVRGGRRGDQYVVVQVVIPKDLSAEQKALLRKVGGLTGKPEKVSKGFFEKLRDAVSLD, encoded by the coding sequence GTGGCGGTCAAGCGCGACTATTACGAGGTCCTGGGCATCGGCCGCCAGGCTTCGCCCGAGGACCTGAAGCGCGCTTTTCGCAAGATCGCCATGGACTCGCATCCCGACCGCAACCCCGACGACCCGGCGGCGGCCTCCCGTTTCAAGGAGGCGAGCGAGGCGTACTCCGTACTGTCTGATCCGGGACGCCGCCGGACCTACGACATGTTCGGTCACGCCGCGGTGGAACCAGGCGGCGGACCGGCGGTCGACTTCTCCGACATGCCGTTCGCGGACATCTTCGACACGTTCTTCGGCGGCGGCGGCCGGTCCCGCCGCCAGCGGTCCAACCGCGGGGACGACCTCCGCTACGACCTGACCATCACTTTCGAGGAGGCCTTCACCGGGGTCGAAAAGCAGATCGACGTCGTCCGCCCCGTCACCTGCGAGCGATGCTCGGGCGGCGGCGCCGAGCCGGGCACCGGAGTGGAGACCTGCCCAGGGTGCCGGGGCTCGGGCCAGATCCGGCGCACCGCTCAATCCATCTTCGGATCGGTGGTCACCGCCGCCCCCTGCCCGACCTGCGGCGGCGCGGGCCGGCTGCTCAAGAGCCCATGCCTGCAGTGCCACGGCCAGGGGCGCATCCAGAAGGCGCGCCGGCTCGCGGTGAAGATTCCCGCGGGCGTCGACACCGGGTCGCAGATCCGGCTCAGCGGCGAGGGCGAGGCCGGGCTGCGCGGCGGCCCGCCCGGCGACCTGTACGTGGTCCTGCGCGTCAAGGCCCACCCTCACCTGGCGAGGCACGAGCATGACCTGATTTACGAGTTGCGGATGAACATGGTGCAGGCCGCTCTTGGCGACCGGATCGAGATCCCAACCCTGGAGGGCGGGGTCCAGATCGCCATCCCGCCGGGCACCCAGCACGGCCAGTCGTTCCGGCTTGCCGGCAGAGGCATGCCCGACGTGCGCGGGGGGCGGCGCGGCGACCAGTACGTGGTCGTCCAGGTCGTCATCCCGAAGGACCTGAGCGCCGAGCAGAAGGCCCTGCTGCGCAAGGTCGGCGGGCTGACCGGCAAGCCGGAAAAAGTGTCCAAGGGCTTCTTCGAAAAGCTCCGCGACGCCGTCTCTCTGGATTGA
- the grpE gene encoding nucleotide exchange factor GrpE, with the protein MTTPKHPHDPHDTQPRKATAEPGESHALSAMEAKIAELEAAGAEAKDRHLRLAADFDNYKRRSRQEQLETIQHASADLISRLLPGLDDLHNVLDHQPEGVDEAWLKGLELSVRKLEEALAAHGLEPIKAVGATFDPKFHEAIGHEESEEHPEDTVVSELRRGYRIRDRVVRPALVKVARPPALPASDLH; encoded by the coding sequence ATGACCACGCCAAAGCATCCCCACGACCCGCACGACACCCAACCGCGCAAGGCCACCGCCGAACCGGGCGAATCCCATGCCCTGTCTGCGATGGAGGCCAAGATCGCCGAGCTGGAGGCGGCCGGCGCCGAGGCCAAAGATCGGCACCTGCGATTGGCCGCGGACTTCGACAACTACAAGAGGCGCTCCCGCCAGGAGCAGCTCGAGACGATCCAGCACGCATCGGCCGACCTGATCAGCCGGCTCCTGCCGGGACTGGACGACCTGCACAACGTGCTCGACCACCAGCCCGAAGGCGTCGACGAGGCCTGGCTCAAGGGCCTCGAGCTCAGCGTGCGCAAGCTCGAGGAGGCGCTCGCGGCGCACGGCCTGGAGCCGATCAAGGCCGTCGGCGCGACGTTCGACCCGAAGTTCCACGAGGCGATTGGGCACGAGGAGTCGGAGGAACACCCCGAGGACACGGTGGTTTCAGAGCTTCGCCGCGGCTACCGCATCCGCGACCGCGTGGTCCGGCCGGCGCTTGTGAAAGTGGCTCGCCCGCCGGCCCTTCCCGCCTCAGACCTCCACTAG
- the hrcA gene encoding heat-inducible transcription repressor HrcA, protein MENRKRAILRAVVHEFTTSAVPVGSQALQSRYFVNLSPATIRSELAELADLGYLTQPHTSAGRVPTDSGYRYFVDFLMDLEQVPGDVCSFIDEELRHAPADVQGMVEKVAMTVAAVTQNASVASAPQGSQARIKHLDLVSLEPTEVLLILLLEGNLLRQQVFNVTRAATQAELTKVAARLNSTLGGRGGDEVRSGYDGAVLGLEKELLGCIVAVLDQDEKGSESLVVHDGVRNLLRQPEFAESSRLQQVLEVLEETRYLTVLLRQLIGQSDLQIVIGSENASSQLQGCALVLTTYGPSNRLKGVLGVIGPTRMAYSQTVARLQAVARTASDRMAEVGT, encoded by the coding sequence ATGGAAAATAGGAAGCGAGCCATTCTCCGAGCGGTGGTGCACGAGTTCACGACGAGCGCCGTGCCCGTCGGCTCGCAGGCGCTCCAGAGCCGGTATTTCGTCAACCTGTCGCCGGCCACGATCCGCAGCGAGCTGGCCGAGCTGGCGGACCTCGGCTACCTGACCCAGCCCCACACCTCCGCGGGCCGCGTACCGACCGATTCCGGCTACCGCTACTTCGTCGACTTCCTGATGGACCTCGAGCAGGTCCCGGGCGATGTCTGCTCCTTCATCGATGAAGAGCTGCGCCACGCGCCGGCCGATGTCCAGGGGATGGTCGAGAAGGTGGCGATGACCGTGGCCGCGGTGACGCAGAATGCGTCCGTGGCCAGCGCGCCGCAGGGATCGCAGGCGCGCATCAAGCACCTCGACCTCGTGTCGCTCGAGCCGACGGAGGTGCTCCTGATCCTCCTGCTGGAGGGCAACCTGCTCCGCCAGCAGGTGTTCAACGTCACGCGGGCGGCGACGCAGGCCGAGCTGACCAAGGTGGCGGCCCGTCTCAACAGCACGCTCGGCGGCCGGGGCGGCGACGAGGTCCGGAGCGGCTACGACGGAGCCGTGCTCGGTCTCGAGAAGGAGCTGCTGGGATGCATCGTCGCCGTGCTCGACCAAGATGAGAAGGGCTCGGAGAGCCTTGTCGTCCACGACGGTGTCCGCAACCTGCTGCGCCAGCCGGAGTTCGCGGAGTCCTCGCGGCTGCAGCAGGTGCTCGAGGTGCTGGAGGAGACGCGCTATCTGACCGTGCTCCTCCGCCAGCTCATCGGGCAATCCGACCTGCAGATCGTCATCGGCTCTGAGAATGCCTCCAGCCAGCTGCAGGGCTGCGCCCTGGTGCTGACGACCTACGGCCCGTCCAACCGGCTCAAGGGCGTGCTGGGCGTGATCGGTCCGACTCGCATGGCTTACAGCCAGACAGTGGCTCGGCTGCAGGCGGTGGCGCGCACCGCGAGCGACCGGATGGCCGAGGTCGGAACTTGA
- the hemW gene encoding radical SAM family heme chaperone HemW, with amino-acid sequence MAAELAPPPGMPGGGLPFRHLYVHIPFCKHKCGYCDFNAYAGMDRLMPDYVEALERELSAARERHPFERLQTVYLGGGTPSLLPPDLAARLLGFIHRTFDVATDAEVTLEANPASTDEPKLAAWLAGGVNRLSLGVQGFDGRALAVLERRTDAAQATHAFRLARSMGVADISIDLIFAVPFQSLEGWLETLRRGLDLGPDHVSTYCLTFEEGTLLWRRRAEGRVPAVDPDLQWDQLDAACVELERAGFRRYEVSNWARAGFESRHNHAYWRCRPVYGAGAGAHSYATDGTTAWRWWNVARPRDYIAASPEPRADGEELPARKAAAESLMLGLRAAEGMAPPAGFEPELAQLLAAGLIDRIDGRVVPTRRGLDLHNQIALAVL; translated from the coding sequence GTGGCTGCCGAGCTCGCTCCTCCTCCGGGCATGCCGGGTGGTGGACTCCCTTTCCGGCACCTCTACGTGCACATCCCGTTCTGCAAGCACAAGTGCGGATACTGCGACTTCAACGCCTACGCGGGCATGGACCGGCTCATGCCGGACTACGTCGAGGCGCTCGAGCGTGAGCTGAGCGCCGCTCGCGAACGGCATCCGTTCGAGCGGCTGCAAACGGTGTACCTGGGCGGCGGCACCCCGAGCCTGCTGCCGCCGGACCTGGCCGCCCGACTCCTAGGGTTCATTCACCGCACCTTCGACGTCGCGACGGATGCGGAGGTGACGCTCGAAGCCAACCCGGCGAGCACCGACGAACCGAAGCTCGCCGCCTGGCTCGCCGGCGGCGTCAACCGGCTCAGCCTCGGCGTCCAGGGCTTCGACGGGCGCGCGCTGGCCGTGCTGGAGCGAAGGACGGACGCGGCGCAGGCGACCCACGCCTTCCGGCTGGCGCGATCGATGGGCGTCGCCGACATCAGCATCGACCTCATCTTCGCGGTGCCGTTTCAGAGCCTGGAGGGATGGCTGGAAACGCTGCGGCGGGGCCTCGACCTGGGACCGGACCACGTCTCGACCTACTGCCTGACCTTTGAAGAGGGCACGCTGCTCTGGCGGCGACGGGCGGAAGGCCGAGTTCCCGCCGTCGACCCGGACCTGCAGTGGGACCAGCTCGACGCCGCGTGCGTGGAGCTGGAGCGGGCGGGGTTCCGGCGTTACGAGGTATCCAACTGGGCGCGAGCCGGGTTCGAGTCGCGCCACAACCACGCCTACTGGCGGTGCCGGCCGGTCTATGGCGCGGGCGCGGGCGCCCACTCCTACGCCACCGACGGCACGACCGCATGGCGATGGTGGAACGTTGCCCGGCCTCGCGACTACATCGCGGCGAGCCCGGAACCCAGGGCGGATGGGGAGGAGCTGCCGGCCCGCAAGGCGGCGGCCGAATCGCTCATGCTCGGCCTGCGCGCGGCGGAGGGGATGGCGCCGCCGGCAGGCTTCGAGCCGGAGCTCGCCCAGCTCTTGGCGGCGGGCCTGATCGACCGGATCGACGGCCGGGTGGTTCCGACCCGCCGCGGCCTCGACCTGCACAACCAGATCGCCCTCGCGGTACTGTAA
- a CDS encoding YbaK/EbsC family protein — translation MRRFEAWLAASDIGVAVREFPAGTRTAVDAATAVGCEVGQIVKSLVFVAAGRPVVALVSGANRLDERRLAAVAGEPVAKAAPEAARSATGYAIGGVPPFGHATDVPVFMDRDLLGHRVVWAAAGRPDSVFEIAPERLRELSQAVVADLKAKEVAT, via the coding sequence ATGAGGCGATTCGAGGCCTGGCTGGCCGCATCGGACATCGGCGTCGCCGTCAGGGAGTTCCCGGCAGGCACGCGCACGGCGGTCGACGCCGCGACGGCGGTCGGCTGCGAAGTCGGGCAGATCGTGAAGTCACTGGTCTTCGTCGCCGCCGGCAGGCCGGTGGTCGCCCTGGTCAGCGGCGCCAACCGGCTGGACGAGCGCCGGCTCGCGGCGGTTGCCGGCGAGCCGGTGGCCAAGGCCGCTCCGGAGGCCGCGCGCTCGGCGACGGGTTATGCGATCGGCGGAGTGCCGCCCTTTGGGCACGCCACCGACGTGCCGGTGTTCATGGATCGCGACCTGCTCGGCCACCGGGTTGTCTGGGCGGCGGCGGGCCGGCCCGACTCGGTGTTCGAGATCGCGCCGGAGCGCCTGCGTGAGCTGAGCCAGGCGGTGGTCGCGGATCTGAAGGCTAAAGAGGTGGCCACCTGA
- a CDS encoding NAD-dependent epimerase/dehydratase family protein yields MPTGPARVVVTGAAGFIGSHLSERLLADGHQVVGVDSFADYYERAGKERNLEAVRAHPNFTFEELDLVDGGDLSRILKGARVVYHLAGQPGVRPSWGGQFDRYVRDNILATQRLLEFLKDHPIDRLVFAGSSSVYGDAQRFPTRESAVPRPVSPYGVTKLAAEHLTLLYTRNFGVPAVSVRYFTVYGPRQRPDMAFSRFMRALADREAIEVFGDGEQTREFTYVSDAVEGTVRAATADVVGQVFNLGGGSRVTINRVLATLEDISRLKVRRQNLPAAPGDPRHTGASINLARQRLGWEPRVSLREGLTRQWHWFQETRGG; encoded by the coding sequence GTGCCCACCGGGCCAGCACGAGTGGTCGTCACCGGGGCCGCCGGCTTCATCGGCTCCCATCTGTCCGAGCGCCTGCTGGCTGACGGCCACCAGGTCGTCGGCGTCGACAGCTTCGCCGACTACTACGAGCGCGCCGGCAAGGAGCGGAACCTCGAAGCGGTCCGCGCCCACCCCAACTTCACCTTCGAAGAGCTCGACCTGGTCGACGGGGGTGACCTCAGCCGGATCCTGAAGGGAGCCCGTGTCGTTTACCACCTCGCCGGGCAGCCCGGCGTGCGCCCGAGCTGGGGCGGCCAGTTCGACCGGTACGTCCGCGACAACATCCTCGCCACGCAGCGGCTGCTCGAATTCCTCAAAGACCATCCCATCGACCGCCTGGTCTTCGCCGGCAGCTCGTCCGTGTATGGCGACGCCCAGAGGTTCCCGACCAGAGAATCCGCCGTCCCGCGGCCCGTTTCCCCATACGGCGTGACCAAGCTCGCCGCCGAGCACCTGACGCTCCTGTACACCAGGAACTTCGGCGTCCCGGCCGTGTCCGTGCGGTACTTCACCGTCTACGGGCCCCGCCAGCGGCCGGACATGGCCTTTTCCCGCTTCATGCGGGCCCTCGCCGACCGCGAGGCGATCGAGGTGTTCGGCGACGGCGAGCAGACGCGGGAGTTCACATACGTGTCGGACGCCGTCGAAGGGACGGTGAGGGCGGCGACCGCGGACGTCGTCGGCCAGGTGTTCAACCTCGGCGGCGGCAGCCGGGTCACCATCAACCGCGTGCTGGCCACGCTTGAAGACATCAGCCGCCTCAAGGTCCGGCGGCAGAACCTGCCGGCCGCTCCCGGCGACCCGCGCCATACCGGCGCCTCGATCAACCTTGCCCGGCAGCGCCTGGGCTGGGAGCCGCGCGTCTCGCTGCGCGAAGGGCTGACCAGGCAGTGGCACTGGTTTCAGGAGACGCGGGGCGGCTGA